A window of the Thermoleophilia bacterium SCSIO 60948 genome harbors these coding sequences:
- a CDS encoding GFA family protein, whose translation MSKPVLTGSCGCGAVAFEVSEPLVAALYCHCTRCQKRTGTAVQASARVIPGSVSVTAGTEVLRHWSPPEGLAKTFCGECGSHVFAGDPESGAILAVRLAAIDGDPGVRPQARQFVAYAAAWEPIPDDGLPRFDERVPAN comes from the coding sequence ATGTCCAAGCCAGTCCTCACCGGATCATGCGGCTGCGGCGCGGTGGCCTTCGAGGTCTCCGAGCCGCTCGTAGCGGCGCTCTACTGCCACTGCACGCGCTGTCAGAAGCGGACCGGCACTGCGGTCCAGGCCTCGGCCCGCGTCATCCCTGGCTCCGTGAGCGTGACGGCAGGGACGGAGGTGCTTCGTCACTGGTCGCCGCCCGAAGGCCTCGCGAAGACCTTCTGCGGCGAGTGCGGATCGCATGTCTTCGCGGGCGACCCCGAGAGCGGCGCGATCCTGGCCGTCCGCCTCGCCGCGATCGATGGCGACCCCGGCGTTCGTCCGCAGGCGCGCCAGTTCGTCGCCTACGCGGCCGCCTGGGAGCCGATCCCCGACGACGGCCTGCCGCGCTTCGACGAGCGCGTCCCCGCGAACTAG
- a CDS encoding AAA family ATPase, giving the protein MTAIDAPALLDREPELERFDALVDSLGQGEGDSIAIKGPPGIGKTSLLAALDGRARRAGVQVLHARGSELERSFAFGAVHQMLDARLRDESERDGLLAGAAALAEPVFAHHRSASVDEDGSYPVLHGLYWLVSNLAHESPVLLIVDDLQWVDEPSRRFVDFLRNRLNGMPVGVATAERDEEARPSGRRGGDSFLLVPRPLGADAVEEMIERAVGSEARPLAAACARASSGNPFLLVELLGEIGRGGVADLSEEDVERIAPESVRDFALERVAAIADGERVARAVAVLGDGASVDRVAALAELDVDRAGRVADELAVASILTVGRPLAFAHPIIRVAIHDATPRGLRSALHRHAAALAADGGDDARAIATHLLETDPAGDASAVARLVEVAAESVARGGPEPAVEMLRRALEEPPPARFVSLVNLDLGTQLAMLGDPSASDHLRTALAATDSDVDRVRISIALIDTLIHEGRTADALEVLTAARGSAPADEPELVGLLEARLMPLACSTASGRRLAGSQLAAVAVATEQDPDSASSATLAGVAFDAAVGEAADSERALGLARRALGDERLLRDALFVSGGVNALFLAGDFDGAEAVFRDLIGNAQARGRARDFAMHSGLRAWSRWLAGRLDGAEADALGSLDLAAESAWEMFFSLPTFVLASVAIERGDLDGAERVAETLEGRRDDADIGFSQLLHIASARMLAATGLHEQAIERLEPCRAFEAEWGPARGIRVVNAWRVPAAASLHALGRVEDALELAAEQLEAAEAFGAPRGIGEALRLGRLEPDPARAGNALSRAVDVLGGSGAELELAHAEVELGAFLRRDGSRSEARTVLEAGMDRAHRIGASAVATEAREELVLAGARPRRLARRGPDSLTASERRVARMAAGGMMNREIAQSLFVTLRTVEGHLSNAFRKLEIESRDELAGALEPEHAAGSQRPDAA; this is encoded by the coding sequence ATGACGGCAATCGACGCTCCAGCCCTACTCGATCGCGAGCCCGAGCTCGAGCGCTTCGATGCGCTCGTCGACTCGCTGGGTCAGGGTGAGGGCGACTCGATCGCCATCAAGGGGCCGCCAGGTATCGGCAAGACCTCGCTGCTGGCGGCACTCGACGGACGTGCTCGGCGAGCCGGGGTTCAGGTCCTGCACGCGCGTGGCAGCGAGCTCGAGCGGAGCTTCGCCTTCGGCGCGGTGCATCAGATGCTCGACGCGAGGCTTCGCGACGAGTCCGAGCGCGATGGCCTGCTCGCCGGAGCAGCGGCGCTCGCTGAGCCGGTGTTCGCTCACCATCGCAGCGCGAGTGTCGACGAGGACGGCTCCTATCCGGTGCTCCACGGCCTCTACTGGCTGGTCTCGAACCTCGCCCATGAGAGCCCCGTACTGCTGATCGTCGACGATCTGCAATGGGTCGACGAGCCCTCGCGGAGGTTTGTCGACTTCCTGCGCAACCGTCTCAACGGAATGCCGGTCGGCGTCGCGACTGCAGAACGCGACGAGGAGGCACGGCCGTCAGGGCGACGCGGCGGTGACTCGTTCCTCCTGGTCCCGCGACCCCTCGGCGCCGATGCCGTCGAGGAGATGATCGAGCGCGCCGTCGGTTCGGAGGCGAGGCCGCTCGCCGCCGCTTGCGCACGGGCGAGCTCGGGCAACCCGTTCCTCCTGGTCGAGCTGCTCGGCGAGATCGGGCGCGGCGGCGTCGCTGATCTGTCGGAGGAGGACGTCGAGCGCATCGCCCCCGAGAGCGTCCGCGACTTCGCGCTCGAACGCGTCGCTGCGATCGCCGACGGTGAGCGCGTGGCCCGCGCGGTCGCGGTCCTGGGTGACGGAGCCTCGGTCGACCGGGTCGCCGCGCTGGCCGAGCTCGACGTCGACCGAGCGGGCCGCGTCGCGGACGAATTGGCGGTGGCGTCGATCCTCACGGTCGGCCGTCCGCTCGCGTTCGCCCATCCGATCATCCGCGTTGCGATCCACGACGCGACCCCCCGCGGACTGCGAAGCGCGCTCCACCGCCACGCCGCGGCCCTCGCCGCCGATGGGGGCGACGACGCGCGGGCGATCGCCACCCACCTGCTCGAAACGGATCCCGCCGGTGACGCGAGCGCGGTCGCCCGCCTCGTCGAGGTCGCGGCGGAATCCGTCGCGCGCGGCGGACCGGAGCCGGCCGTCGAGATGCTGCGTCGTGCGCTGGAGGAGCCACCGCCGGCGCGCTTCGTCTCGCTCGTCAACCTCGACCTCGGTACGCAGCTGGCGATGTTGGGCGACCCCTCGGCGAGCGATCACCTGCGCACAGCGCTCGCCGCCACCGATTCCGATGTCGACCGGGTACGGATCTCGATCGCGCTCATCGACACCCTGATTCACGAGGGTCGGACCGCGGATGCCCTCGAGGTGCTCACGGCGGCCCGTGGCTCGGCCCCCGCCGACGAACCCGAGCTCGTGGGGCTCCTCGAGGCGCGCCTTATGCCGCTCGCCTGCTCGACCGCGTCCGGGCGACGACTGGCCGGGTCGCAGCTCGCGGCCGTGGCGGTGGCGACCGAGCAAGACCCCGATTCGGCCTCGAGCGCCACCCTCGCGGGCGTCGCCTTCGACGCCGCGGTCGGTGAGGCGGCGGACTCCGAACGCGCGCTGGGGCTGGCCCGGCGGGCGCTCGGAGACGAGCGGTTGCTGCGCGATGCGCTGTTCGTGTCGGGGGGCGTCAACGCCCTCTTCCTCGCCGGCGACTTCGATGGTGCCGAGGCGGTCTTCCGCGATCTGATCGGGAACGCTCAGGCGCGCGGGCGAGCGCGGGACTTCGCGATGCACTCGGGTCTCCGGGCCTGGAGTCGCTGGCTCGCCGGTCGCCTCGACGGCGCCGAGGCCGACGCGCTCGGCAGTCTCGATCTGGCGGCCGAGAGTGCGTGGGAAATGTTCTTCTCGCTCCCGACGTTCGTGCTCGCGTCCGTCGCGATCGAGCGCGGGGACCTCGACGGGGCCGAGCGGGTCGCAGAGACGCTCGAGGGGCGGCGAGACGATGCCGACATCGGCTTCTCGCAACTGCTCCACATCGCCTCCGCGAGGATGCTCGCGGCGACGGGCCTTCACGAGCAGGCGATCGAACGGCTGGAGCCCTGCCGTGCCTTCGAGGCAGAGTGGGGGCCCGCGCGCGGAATCAGGGTCGTGAATGCGTGGCGTGTGCCGGCGGCGGCGAGCCTGCACGCGCTCGGGCGGGTCGAGGACGCGCTCGAGCTCGCAGCCGAGCAACTCGAGGCCGCCGAGGCCTTCGGTGCGCCGCGGGGAATCGGCGAGGCGCTGCGGCTCGGACGGCTCGAGCCGGACCCGGCGCGCGCGGGCAACGCGCTCTCGCGCGCCGTCGACGTGCTCGGGGGCTCCGGCGCGGAGCTCGAGCTCGCGCATGCCGAGGTGGAGCTGGGCGCCTTCCTGCGGCGCGACGGCAGTCGCTCCGAGGCGCGGACTGTCCTCGAGGCGGGAATGGACCGGGCACATCGGATCGGCGCGAGCGCCGTCGCCACCGAGGCGCGCGAGGAGCTGGTTCTCGCCGGCGCGCGGCCGCGGCGCCTCGCGCGACGCGGTCCCGATTCGCTTACGGCCAGCGAGCGCCGGGTCGCCCGCATGGCGGCCGGCGGGATGATGAACCGCGAGATCGCCCAGTCGCTCTTCGTGACGCTACGGACCGTCGAGGGACACCTCTCGAACGCCTTCCGAAAGCTCGAGATCGAATCGCGTGACGAACTCGCCGGCGCGCTCGAACCGGAGCACGCCGCGGGCTCGCAGCGCCCTGACGCCGCCTAG
- the gluQRS gene encoding tRNA glutamyl-Q(34) synthetase GluQRS, whose amino-acid sequence MPPTGRYAPSPTGSLHLGNLRTALLAWASARHAGGRFLLRVDDLDPQRSRPHWVTEQLADLRAIGIDWDGDPVHQSDRFDRYAAAIDVLAERGATYECFCTRAEIREAASAPHGELPDGAYPGTCRELTERERAERRASGRPAALRVRAGAERISFRDEVAGTSAGIVDDFVVRRNDGVPAYNLATTVDDAELGVTEVVRGADLLGSVSRQIWLARALGIAMPERWAHVPLVLGGDGERLAKRHGAVALADLAQQGVGPAEVTRGLVAGLEADPGDDPSAGLLARFTPALLRVEAAPLAQGGDPAAQGQ is encoded by the coding sequence ATGCCACCGACCGGCCGCTACGCGCCGAGCCCGACCGGTTCGCTGCACCTCGGCAACCTGCGAACGGCGCTGCTCGCATGGGCTTCGGCGAGACACGCGGGCGGGCGCTTCCTGCTGCGGGTGGACGACCTCGACCCGCAGCGCTCGCGACCCCACTGGGTCACGGAGCAGCTCGCCGACCTGCGCGCGATCGGGATCGATTGGGACGGTGATCCGGTGCACCAGAGCGACCGTTTCGACCGCTACGCCGCGGCGATCGACGTCCTCGCCGAGCGCGGTGCGACCTACGAGTGCTTCTGCACGCGGGCCGAGATCCGCGAGGCCGCGTCGGCTCCGCACGGCGAGCTTCCCGATGGGGCCTACCCGGGGACGTGTCGCGAGCTGACCGAGCGCGAGCGCGCCGAGCGCCGCGCGAGTGGGCGCCCGGCCGCCCTCCGTGTCCGTGCCGGCGCCGAGCGGATCTCGTTTCGCGACGAGGTGGCCGGAACGAGCGCCGGGATCGTCGACGACTTCGTGGTCAGGAGAAACGACGGCGTCCCTGCCTACAACCTCGCGACGACGGTCGACGACGCCGAGCTCGGCGTCACCGAGGTGGTCCGCGGCGCCGACCTGCTGGGTTCGGTGTCGCGTCAGATCTGGCTCGCCCGGGCGCTTGGGATCGCCATGCCGGAGCGCTGGGCCCACGTACCGCTCGTCCTCGGCGGTGACGGCGAGCGGCTAGCCAAGCGCCACGGCGCGGTGGCGCTCGCCGACCTCGCTCAACAGGGGGTGGGGCCGGCCGAGGTCACGCGCGGGCTGGTCGCCGGACTCGAGGCCGACCCCGGCGACGACCCGAGCGCGGGACTTCTCGCGCGCTTCACGCCCGCGTTGCTGCGCGTCGAGGCCGCGCCGCTCGCGCAGGGCGGCGACCCGGCGGCTCAGGGGCAGTAG
- a CDS encoding acetoacetate decarboxylase, producing MAELKGFSSPRSPLGRANLVGPPPWHYVGDLLVVEYWADPVAAAAVLPDGLEPHPDGGRMAAMFIDWQSCGATGEELLDPSRSQYKEFFVTVNCLHGETEYAYCPYIWVDRDFALARGWFQGFPKKLGSVWITRSFGLDTAADPGVREGSVFAGTLAAYERRMATATVTLEGRSESGPAHTDPPIVNARHFPDLQSGHHDSPLVSDLVKSVSFDRAVSEVWEGSATLELGEAPGEELAALAPVRVGRGYRFTLGYSVNDLEPLTT from the coding sequence ATGGCTGAGCTCAAGGGATTCTCCTCACCGCGCTCGCCGCTCGGCAGGGCGAACCTCGTCGGGCCGCCGCCGTGGCACTACGTCGGCGACCTGCTCGTCGTCGAGTACTGGGCCGATCCCGTCGCCGCGGCGGCGGTTCTGCCGGACGGGCTCGAACCGCACCCCGACGGGGGCCGGATGGCGGCGATGTTCATCGACTGGCAGTCGTGCGGCGCGACCGGGGAGGAGCTTCTCGACCCGTCGCGCTCGCAGTACAAGGAGTTCTTCGTCACGGTCAACTGCCTGCATGGCGAGACCGAGTACGCCTACTGCCCCTACATCTGGGTCGACCGCGACTTCGCACTCGCCCGCGGCTGGTTCCAGGGCTTCCCGAAGAAGCTCGGCTCGGTCTGGATCACACGCAGCTTCGGCCTCGACACCGCCGCCGATCCGGGTGTTCGCGAGGGCAGCGTCTTCGCCGGGACCCTGGCGGCCTACGAGCGCCGCATGGCGACCGCGACCGTGACGCTCGAGGGCCGCAGCGAGTCGGGGCCGGCTCACACCGACCCGCCGATCGTCAACGCCCGTCACTTCCCCGACCTCCAGTCCGGCCACCACGACAGCCCGCTCGTCTCCGACCTGGTCAAGTCGGTCTCGTTCGACCGCGCCGTCTCGGAGGTCTGGGAGGGCTCGGCGACGCTCGAGCTCGGCGAGGCGCCCGGCGAGGAGCTCGCCGCGCTCGCGCCCGTCCGCGTCGGGCGCGGCTACCGGTTCACGCTCGGATACTCGGTCAACGACCTCGAGCCGCTCACGACGTGA
- a CDS encoding aldehyde dehydrogenase family protein, translating to MSAVANVAGVDVSTDHWIGGRRVTSAERFEDRSPIDESLLAEVARGGAQEAHAALEAANDAFPAWAELGAEGRREHLDALADLIDANVDRLAAVECADMAMLLDSLRKRVISRGARNFRAYGELAARHEERVWESNGTLNRVVRMPAGPAVVITPWNAPFMLATWKVAPALAAGCTVVLKPAEWSPLSASLLADLTAEAGFPPGVFNVVQGIGEEAGAALSFDPLARRISITGSPAAARHVAGAAAANLVPFTGELGGKGPLIVFADADLDEAAERAAKMYDDSGQVCLAGTRLLVESSVAADFRGRFEAVVSRHVLGDPRDPATTISPLIHPDHLARVEGFVERAREAGDRVVFGGRRAESGLFYEPTLIEPASNGSEIVQSEVFGPVLTWQEFADEGEAIELANSTAYGLSAIVMTSSAERAERVGRAVRAGTVWVNAFLVRDLTAPFGGFGISGIGREGGDFALDFYSDLKTLQIRVDSTR from the coding sequence GTGAGCGCGGTCGCGAACGTCGCCGGCGTCGATGTCTCGACCGACCATTGGATCGGCGGCCGGCGCGTCACCTCGGCCGAGCGTTTCGAGGATCGCAGCCCGATCGACGAGTCGCTGCTCGCCGAGGTCGCGCGGGGTGGGGCCCAGGAGGCGCACGCCGCGCTCGAGGCCGCGAATGATGCCTTCCCGGCCTGGGCCGAGCTCGGCGCCGAGGGCAGACGTGAGCACCTCGACGCGCTCGCTGACCTGATCGACGCAAACGTCGACCGGCTCGCCGCCGTCGAGTGCGCGGACATGGCGATGCTGCTCGACTCGCTTCGCAAGCGGGTCATCTCGCGTGGCGCGCGGAACTTCCGTGCCTACGGCGAGCTCGCGGCCAGGCACGAGGAGCGCGTCTGGGAGTCGAACGGAACGCTCAACCGGGTCGTCCGCATGCCGGCGGGTCCCGCGGTCGTCATCACGCCGTGGAACGCGCCGTTCATGCTCGCCACCTGGAAGGTCGCGCCGGCGCTCGCCGCCGGCTGCACCGTCGTCCTCAAGCCGGCCGAGTGGTCGCCGCTGTCGGCGTCGCTGCTCGCCGACCTGACCGCCGAGGCCGGGTTCCCGCCGGGGGTCTTCAACGTCGTCCAGGGGATCGGCGAGGAGGCGGGCGCCGCGCTCAGCTTCGATCCGCTCGCCCGGCGGATCTCGATCACCGGATCGCCCGCCGCGGCGCGCCACGTGGCGGGCGCGGCGGCCGCCAACCTCGTGCCTTTCACCGGCGAGCTCGGCGGCAAGGGACCGTTGATCGTCTTCGCCGACGCCGATCTCGACGAGGCTGCCGAGCGCGCCGCGAAGATGTATGACGACTCGGGTCAGGTCTGCCTGGCGGGCACGCGGCTGCTGGTCGAGAGCTCGGTCGCAGCCGATTTTCGTGGCCGCTTCGAGGCCGTCGTCTCGCGCCACGTCCTCGGCGACCCGCGCGATCCGGCCACGACGATCTCGCCGCTGATCCATCCGGATCACCTCGCCCGCGTCGAGGGGTTCGTCGAACGCGCCCGCGAGGCCGGCGATCGGGTCGTCTTCGGCGGCCGCCGCGCCGAGTCCGGCCTCTTCTACGAGCCGACCCTGATCGAACCCGCGTCGAACGGCTCCGAGATCGTCCAGTCCGAGGTCTTCGGGCCGGTTCTCACCTGGCAGGAGTTCGCCGACGAGGGCGAGGCGATCGAGCTCGCCAACTCGACCGCCTACGGCCTGTCGGCGATCGTGATGACCTCGTCGGCCGAGCGCGCCGAGCGCGTCGGGCGGGCGGTCCGCGCCGGCACGGTCTGGGTCAACGCATTCCTCGTCCGCGACCTGACGGCGCCGTTCGGCGGCTTCGGGATCAGCGGCATCGGTCGCGAGGGCGGCGACTTCGCGCTCGACTTCTACTCGGACCTCAAGACGCTCCAGATCCGGGTCGACTCGACCCGCTGA
- a CDS encoding GntR family transcriptional regulator, whose amino-acid sequence MPAQPPQTLEVQSVADQVYSVLRERIADGEIERGSRLHQEDLAAEFGISRTPVREALRKLAAEGLVDLFANRGARVATANRDQIRGSYEARLVVEPGAARLAARRRPSEPLKRMRQAIRDEERAGTSPERHFKANRDFHLALVQATENAQVVGFMEQVWIGRIGATLYEEQVDPDGLQADHGAHLSIAEAIEAGDGELAEELTRGHLERSMALLFEAAGD is encoded by the coding sequence ATGCCCGCCCAGCCGCCGCAGACGCTCGAGGTGCAGAGCGTCGCCGACCAGGTCTACTCCGTCCTTCGCGAGCGGATCGCCGATGGCGAGATCGAGCGCGGCTCGCGTCTGCACCAGGAGGACCTCGCCGCCGAGTTCGGAATCTCTCGCACGCCGGTGCGCGAGGCGCTGCGAAAGCTCGCCGCCGAGGGCCTCGTGGATCTGTTCGCGAACCGCGGTGCCCGGGTCGCCACCGCGAACCGCGATCAGATCCGCGGCTCCTACGAGGCGCGGCTCGTCGTCGAGCCGGGAGCCGCACGACTCGCCGCCCGTCGCCGCCCCTCCGAACCGCTCAAGCGGATGCGCCAGGCGATCCGCGACGAAGAGCGCGCAGGCACCTCGCCCGAGCGCCACTTCAAGGCCAACCGCGACTTCCACCTCGCGCTCGTCCAAGCGACCGAGAACGCGCAGGTCGTCGGCTTCATGGAGCAGGTCTGGATCGGGCGCATCGGGGCGACGCTGTATGAGGAGCAGGTCGACCCCGACGGCCTCCAAGCCGACCACGGCGCCCACCTGTCGATCGCCGAAGCGATCGAGGCCGGCGACGGTGAGCTCGCCGAGGAGCTGACACGCGGCCACCTCGAGCGCTCGATGGCGCTGCTGTTCGAGGCTGCCGGCGACTGA
- a CDS encoding gamma-glutamyl-gamma-aminobutyrate hydrolase family protein, with protein MEERDEAGADRARTPRIAMLADRREASFGAWRDVSLGFVWTHYVEAVARAGGAPVVVPATDLYASRPELALEAVDGLLLTGGRDIDPELFGGEHHPEAEAGDLGRDRIEAAIARSALDRGLPVLGVCRGMQLLNVIRGGGLEPHLSDPDGIHRGEVGSFVAHDVDVEPDSLAADALGSGRVVVRSHHHQGVGELGSGLVASARAPDGVVEALEDPEAPWCLAVLWHPEEDLETGGLSLYRSFVEAARSRTEVEG; from the coding sequence GTGGAGGAGCGCGACGAGGCTGGCGCGGACCGGGCGCGGACTCCGCGCATCGCGATGTTGGCCGACCGCCGCGAGGCGAGCTTCGGCGCTTGGCGCGACGTCTCCCTCGGCTTCGTCTGGACCCACTACGTCGAGGCCGTGGCAAGGGCCGGCGGCGCGCCGGTCGTCGTCCCGGCGACGGATCTCTACGCCTCCCGGCCCGAGCTCGCGCTCGAGGCGGTGGACGGCCTACTGCTGACCGGTGGTCGCGACATCGACCCCGAGCTGTTCGGCGGCGAGCATCATCCCGAGGCCGAAGCCGGTGACCTCGGTCGCGACCGGATCGAGGCGGCGATCGCCCGATCTGCGCTCGACCGCGGCCTCCCGGTGCTCGGCGTCTGCCGGGGGATGCAGCTGCTGAACGTGATCCGGGGCGGAGGCCTGGAGCCACACCTGAGCGATCCGGATGGGATCCACCGCGGCGAGGTCGGCAGCTTCGTCGCCCACGACGTCGACGTCGAGCCTGATTCCCTCGCGGCCGACGCGCTCGGGTCCGGCCGCGTCGTCGTCCGCTCGCACCACCACCAGGGCGTGGGAGAGCTGGGCTCCGGGCTCGTCGCCAGCGCGCGGGCGCCCGACGGCGTCGTCGAGGCGCTCGAGGACCCCGAGGCTCCGTGGTGCCTGGCCGTACTCTGGCACCCGGAGGAGGATCTGGAGACCGGTGGGCTCAGCCTCTATCGGTCGTTCGTCGAGGCCGCGAGATCGCGGACGGAGGTGGAGGGGTGA
- a CDS encoding FAA hydrolase family protein produces MHEGEVVDCVLEGDELVGASGERIDPAGADWRAPVEPSKIAATHLSYRSRCEEYAMARPPAEPSYFLKPPSSISWHGAEVTRPAGCHYLNYEGEIAIVIGRRCRGVSVADALDYVGGYTVANDWGVHDFRHADRGSMLRVKGQDGFCPLGPYVVDAADVDPDAMTVRTFVNGELAQQGDTGSDLLFSFAYQVADLARLMTLEPGDVILSGTPAHSRPVEPGDVVEVEVDAIGRLSNTVVGSDEVLEVVGDQPEVSAATLHVALTMPEDEAERRAAAGERPVAR; encoded by the coding sequence ATGCACGAGGGCGAGGTCGTCGACTGCGTCCTCGAGGGAGACGAGCTGGTGGGCGCGTCCGGCGAGCGGATCGATCCGGCCGGCGCCGACTGGCGGGCGCCGGTCGAGCCATCGAAGATCGCGGCGACCCACCTGAGCTACCGCTCGCGTTGCGAGGAGTACGCGATGGCCCGGCCGCCCGCCGAGCCGTCCTACTTCCTCAAGCCGCCGAGCTCGATCTCGTGGCACGGCGCCGAGGTCACGCGCCCGGCCGGCTGCCACTACCTCAACTACGAGGGCGAGATCGCGATCGTCATCGGCCGCCGCTGCCGCGGCGTCTCGGTCGCCGACGCACTCGACTACGTGGGCGGCTACACGGTCGCCAACGACTGGGGCGTCCACGACTTCCGACACGCCGATCGCGGCTCGATGCTGCGGGTCAAGGGGCAGGACGGCTTCTGCCCTCTCGGGCCCTACGTGGTCGACGCGGCCGACGTCGACCCCGACGCGATGACGGTGCGGACGTTCGTCAACGGCGAGCTCGCCCAACAGGGCGACACGGGCTCCGACCTCCTGTTCTCGTTCGCCTACCAGGTCGCGGACCTGGCTCGGCTGATGACGCTCGAGCCCGGCGACGTGATCCTCAGCGGGACCCCCGCGCACTCGAGGCCCGTCGAGCCGGGCGACGTCGTCGAGGTCGAGGTTGACGCGATCGGCCGGCTGTCGAACACGGTCGTGGGCTCCGACGAGGTCCTCGAGGTCGTCGGTGACCAACCGGAGGTCAGCGCCGCGACGCTCCACGTCGCGCTGACGATGCCCGAGGACGAGGCCGAGCGACGCGCCGCCGCGGGCGAGCGACCGGTGGCGCGGTGA
- a CDS encoding APC family permease, producing MEAATGTRSQDAPTRGKLQRRALGVPDLVFFIVAASAPLTVVAGGVSATYLVTGNTGVPLLFLVLAAILALFVSGYAAMSHHVTNAGAFYAYVAKGISKTVGVGTAFVALIAYNAMQIGIAGLFGAVFGGFVSAQTGFTMDWWAWCFVAIAVIGVLGWLRVDLNAKVLALFLTAEVIVVAFFDVVVAGNPSPEGISFATAYDPSIAFGAAVGAALTFTMAAFVGFESGAIYSEECKEPRRTVARATYISLGAIAIFYSISAWMLQSAAGPSVVVDPVALVDGGYATAGAPDPVSILFVTLAVNVSAPVADIATLLFCTSLFAAMLSFHNAVARYCFALGRAGVLPRVFSRVRESSGAPFVGSSAQTVLAVVVIGLFALSGSDPVLNLFTWLTNLGALGIFLLLALASFSVVGYFSRNHHGESAWSTRIAPAISGVLLTAIFILALANFNVLITSMQGAPLDDRAIILPAILIGGGLIGLALGAYLKRSKPEIYARIGEGGEEVP from the coding sequence ATGGAAGCAGCGACGGGTACGCGCTCGCAGGACGCGCCGACGCGCGGGAAGCTGCAGCGGCGGGCGCTCGGGGTACCGGACCTCGTCTTCTTCATCGTCGCCGCGTCGGCGCCGCTGACGGTGGTCGCGGGCGGGGTCTCGGCGACGTATCTCGTCACGGGCAACACCGGCGTACCGCTGCTCTTCCTGGTCCTCGCGGCGATCCTGGCGTTGTTCGTGTCGGGCTACGCGGCGATGAGCCACCACGTGACGAACGCCGGCGCGTTCTACGCCTACGTCGCGAAGGGGATCTCGAAGACGGTCGGAGTCGGTACGGCCTTCGTCGCGTTGATCGCCTACAACGCGATGCAGATCGGGATCGCGGGTCTGTTCGGAGCCGTCTTCGGTGGCTTCGTCTCCGCGCAGACCGGGTTCACCATGGACTGGTGGGCCTGGTGCTTCGTCGCGATCGCGGTCATCGGCGTGCTCGGCTGGCTGCGGGTCGACCTCAACGCGAAGGTCCTCGCCCTGTTCCTGACCGCAGAGGTGATCGTCGTCGCCTTCTTCGACGTCGTGGTCGCGGGGAACCCCTCGCCGGAGGGCATCTCCTTCGCCACCGCCTACGACCCGAGCATCGCCTTCGGCGCCGCGGTCGGTGCCGCTCTGACGTTCACGATGGCCGCGTTCGTCGGGTTCGAGTCCGGCGCCATCTACTCCGAGGAGTGCAAGGAGCCGCGGCGGACCGTCGCCCGCGCGACCTACATCTCGCTCGGCGCGATCGCGATCTTCTACTCGATCTCGGCGTGGATGCTGCAGAGCGCGGCCGGCCCGTCGGTGGTCGTCGATCCCGTCGCCCTCGTCGACGGCGGCTACGCGACCGCCGGCGCCCCCGATCCCGTCTCGATCCTGTTCGTGACGCTCGCGGTAAACGTCTCAGCCCCGGTCGCGGACATCGCGACACTGCTCTTCTGCACCAGCCTGTTCGCCGCGATGCTGTCGTTCCACAACGCCGTCGCGCGCTACTGCTTCGCGCTCGGCCGGGCGGGTGTCCTGCCGCGTGTCTTCTCGCGGGTCCGCGAGTCGAGCGGTGCTCCCTTCGTCGGCTCGAGTGCCCAGACGGTGCTCGCGGTCGTCGTGATCGGGCTGTTCGCGCTGTCGGGCTCGGACCCGGTTCTGAACCTGTTCACCTGGCTGACGAACCTCGGCGCGCTCGGGATCTTCCTCCTGCTGGCGCTCGCCTCGTTCTCGGTCGTCGGCTACTTCTCGCGCAACCACCACGGCGAGAGTGCCTGGTCGACGCGGATCGCGCCGGCGATCTCGGGGGTCCTGCTGACCGCGATCTTCATCCTCGCGCTGGCCAACTTCAACGTCCTGATCACGAGCATGCAGGGGGCACCGCTCGACGACCGGGCGATCATCCTGCCCGCGATCCTGATCGGCGGCGGCCTGATCGGACTGGCGCTGGGCGCGTATCTCAAGCGCTCGAAGCCCGAGATCTACGCGCGGATCGGCGAGGGCGGCGAGGAGGTTCCCTGA